The sequence TCCTCAAAACATTAATTTTTTACAATTATTCCCCATATTTTCTTTATACTTACTGAATACACCTTTACACGACGAACATGCGAAAATGGGGCTTTATATTGATGACGGTAGGAATGTTCTTGTACAGCGACCTCTTGTTTGGGCAGCTCAAAAACGACACGACGTATTTTGAGCGGTTTCCAGAAATGGTGACGGGAAGGTTTTACCTATCCAGAAAATACACCGGACTCAACATCAAAGACCGATTAGGTGAAACTCCACTTTTACGGTACAGGCCTAATTCCACCTTAAACATGGGGGTGGGTGCCTCCTACAATGTATTCACCCTGAACTTAGCCCTGGGATTTGGCTTTCTCAATCCGGAAATAGGAAAAGGTGATACCAAATACCTGGATGCTCAGGTCCACGCATACCCCGACAAGTGGGCCATTGACGGTTTTCTGCAAATCTATAATGGATACCACCTGGCCTCGGAAGGTCAATTTGCACCAGCGTCACAAGCTTACTATTACCGTCAAGACATAAAAGTCCGTGAAGTAGGTGCTTCGGTGAAGTACGTTTTTAACGGGGAAAAATTCAGCTATAAAGCTGCCTTCCTCCAGACAGAATGGCAAAAAAAATCTGCCGGCACCTTTTTAGTCGGAGCTGAAATCTACGGGGGACTGGCAAAAGGGGACAGTTCTTTTATCCCCAAAAAGGCCA comes from Echinicola vietnamensis DSM 17526 and encodes:
- a CDS encoding DUF4421 domain-containing protein, translated to MRKWGFILMTVGMFLYSDLLFGQLKNDTTYFERFPEMVTGRFYLSRKYTGLNIKDRLGETPLLRYRPNSTLNMGVGASYNVFTLNLALGFGFLNPEIGKGDTKYLDAQVHAYPDKWAIDGFLQIYNGYHLASEGQFAPASQAYYYRQDIKVREVGASVKYVFNGEKFSYKAAFLQTEWQKKSAGTFLVGAEIYGGLAKGDSSFIPKKAMLDPSRDFNKLFFMEFGPNIGYAYTLVIAKHYFIMGAASGNLGLGFTNQYGLEKSTNWSVNANYLLKASTGYNSKRWAVNANYVFSNVRLAKNNDFNNSLLTGNYRLNIIYRFIPGPKGKKILNTINPYRYF